The window AAGATACGGGTCATACCCACTTTTTTACCGACTAAACCAATCATTGTTTCAACCTCTCAATCGCTCAATGACCTGATTAACCCAGGCTGATCTGCACGTCTACACCGGCAGCCAGATCCAGACGCATCAGAGCATCAACGGTTTTCTCGGTTGGCTCAACGATGTCAACCAGACGCTTGTGAGTGCGAATCTCGTACTGATCGCGCGCGTCTTTGTTGACGTGCGGAGAGATCAGAACGGTAAAGCGCTCTTTGCGAGTTGGCAGCGGGA of the Serratia marcescens subsp. marcescens ATCC 13880 genome contains:
- the rpsJ gene encoding 30S ribosomal protein S10, giving the protein MQNQRIRIRLKAFDHRLIDQSTAEIVETAKRTGAQVRGPIPLPTRKERFTVLISPHVNKDARDQYEIRTHKRLVDIVEPTEKTVDALMRLDLAAGVDVQISLG